The region GCGCGGCGAAAGCTACAACTACCCGGCCGAGCTCTCGATGGAGCGCGCCCAGGAGATGTGGACCTCGCCGCCCTACCGCACCTTCATCGCCGAGGCCGACGGCGAGACCCTGGGCTGCTACAAGCTCGGCCCCAACCAGCCCGGCCGCGGCGATCACATCGCCAACGCCAGCTACATGGTCGCCGAGCGCGCCTGGGGCCAGGGCGTCGGCTCGGCGCTGTGCGCGCATTCGCTGGAGCAGGCGCGCGAAGCCGGTTTCGCGGCGATGCAGTTCAACTACGTGGTCAGCAGCAACGCCGCCGCCGTGCACCTGTGGCTCAAGCACGGCTTCGAGATCGTCGGCCGCGTGCCCAACGCCTTCCGCCATGTCTCGCTGGGCCTGGTCGACGTATTCGTGATGCATCGGCCGTTGTGAGACGGGGATTGGTTGAAGCGGGAATGGGGAATGGGGAATCGTAAGAGCGGTGGCGGGTCGCAGCGCTGACGCGGTGCGCGCCTTGCTTGTCCCCCTCTGATCGCGCTCTTACTCGCCCATCGCGCCTTCCCGCTCATCGCGTCCTGCCCGCGCTTGGCTGCTTCGTCGAGCGCTTGGCCTTCCGCCTCGCCGCGTCCCTGCCTGCCGTCGTTCCCGCGAAGGCGGGAATCCAGGGCCTTTCGTGCGAGAACGCTCGAGGTCTGCAGATACGCACCTTCGGAAACGACATACCGGAGCGAAGACACTGAAAGCGCTCTCCCGCGGACATTCGCCTCCGCCGTAGTAAAACGGAGCACGCTCTTACGGCCATCACATGGG is a window of Lysobacter antibioticus DNA encoding:
- a CDS encoding GNAT family N-acetyltransferase; the protein is MDRDFIIRELAAEEFERVWPIFREVLARGESYNYPAELSMERAQEMWTSPPYRTFIAEADGETLGCYKLGPNQPGRGDHIANASYMVAERAWGQGVGSALCAHSLEQAREAGFAAMQFNYVVSSNAAAVHLWLKHGFEIVGRVPNAFRHVSLGLVDVFVMHRPL